A single region of the Leptolyngbya sp. 'hensonii' genome encodes:
- a CDS encoding EAL domain-containing protein, with protein MLEPPNWDFSKQHFPENLVSDGWVQAIEGLTRNLCSEPTTPPEYEQEETSRRQIVLETTESEDFEAFLQLVLDNLPLFIFWKDRNSVYLGCNQRFAHVAGFAHPRHIFGKTDDEMPWRPEEREAFLALDRLVMETNTPRYNVIESQRTADGRQTWSETSKIPLRDATGQVIGILGIFQDITERKQAEESLQVAEAKYRSIFENAVEGIFQTTADGQYLIANPMLARIYGYESVTELVDRLTDIQHQLYVDPTRRETFMQLMRDQGAVWGFESQVYRKDGSIIWISESARALKDETGQLLGYEGTVEDITDRKQVEAELLKRDNLLQAVAEATNYLLTAVDFGVAINKTLETLGQAADVDRVYIYENHLHPETTELAMSMRFEWTRPGIEPSITQSHWQNRPYSTFQQMRWYETLAAGQSVHGLTQDFPPVEREILDRDQIRSILLVPILVDDQFWGYIGFDDCRSERRWFKSEESILVAMAISIGGVLKREQAETTIRYQAFHDLLTGLPNRAQFNTHLPASLLGAQQTGQMLAVMFLDLDHFKTINDTLGHAIGDKLLQVVASRLAACLREGDVISRWGGDEFTLLLPRIVHPEDATKIAQRILEALKPPFQIEAQELYISSSIGIALYPTDGEDVQTLLRNADAALYCAKEQGRNNYQFYTPVLTTRASELLNLESRLHQALELGEFILHYQPQINLKTGKVSRMEALVRWQHPELGLIPPKRFIPLAEDSGLIVAIDEWVLETACQQIRIWQQSGLSELRMAVNLSARHFQRPGLVSCIQRILQETQLKPAHLELEMTETTVMQNVEVTIETLHQLHSLGIHISLDDFGAGYSSLGYLKKFPLHTLKIDRSFICDLKANSQDFAIISAIITLAQGLGLDVVAEGVETPDQLELLRVLNCKEVQGYLISPPLSLTEATLFLHHYDQSWIYQDHTC; from the coding sequence ATGCTTGAGCCTCCGAATTGGGATTTCTCCAAGCAGCATTTTCCAGAAAATCTTGTATCAGATGGGTGGGTACAGGCGATTGAAGGACTGACCAGAAATTTGTGCTCAGAACCGACGACGCCACCGGAATATGAACAGGAGGAAACTTCACGACGGCAGATTGTTCTGGAGACAACCGAATCAGAGGATTTTGAGGCTTTCCTGCAACTGGTCCTGGACAATCTGCCGCTGTTTATTTTCTGGAAAGATCGGAATTCTGTCTATTTGGGCTGCAACCAAAGGTTTGCTCACGTCGCAGGGTTTGCCCATCCACGCCATATCTTTGGTAAAACGGACGATGAGATGCCCTGGCGACCAGAGGAGCGAGAGGCTTTCCTGGCCCTCGATCGGCTGGTGATGGAAACCAACACCCCGCGCTACAACGTGATTGAATCTCAACGGACAGCCGATGGGCGGCAAACCTGGTCTGAAACTAGCAAGATTCCCTTACGGGACGCAACTGGTCAGGTGATCGGTATTCTGGGCATTTTTCAAGACATTACGGAACGTAAGCAGGCGGAGGAATCTCTGCAAGTGGCAGAGGCAAAGTACCGGAGCATTTTTGAGAATGCAGTGGAAGGGATCTTTCAGACGACTGCCGATGGTCAATACCTGATTGCTAATCCTATGCTAGCCCGGATTTATGGCTACGAGTCGGTGACAGAATTGGTGGATCGATTAACGGATATCCAGCATCAACTGTACGTAGACCCGACCAGACGGGAGACTTTTATGCAACTGATGCGGGACCAGGGTGCGGTTTGGGGCTTTGAATCCCAGGTTTATCGTAAGGATGGCAGCATTATCTGGATCTCGGAAAGTGCCCGTGCTTTAAAGGATGAAACTGGGCAATTATTAGGCTACGAGGGAACAGTAGAAGATATCACCGATCGCAAGCAGGTAGAAGCGGAGCTTCTAAAGCGGGATAACCTGTTGCAGGCGGTGGCTGAGGCCACCAATTATCTTCTGACTGCCGTTGATTTTGGGGTGGCGATTAACAAGACGCTAGAAACTTTAGGGCAGGCAGCAGATGTCGATCGGGTCTATATCTACGAAAACCATCTTCATCCCGAAACGACGGAACTGGCTATGAGTATGCGGTTCGAGTGGACGAGGCCGGGAATTGAACCCAGCATCACCCAGTCCCACTGGCAGAACCGTCCCTACAGTACCTTTCAGCAGATGCGCTGGTATGAAACGCTGGCGGCGGGTCAGTCTGTCCATGGGTTGACCCAGGATTTCCCCCCCGTTGAGCGGGAGATCTTGGATCGCGATCAGATTCGTTCGATTCTCCTGGTCCCAATTCTGGTGGATGACCAGTTTTGGGGATATATCGGGTTTGATGATTGTCGATCGGAACGACGATGGTTTAAGAGCGAGGAATCCATTCTGGTGGCCATGGCGATCAGTATTGGGGGCGTGTTGAAGCGGGAGCAGGCTGAGACCACAATTCGCTACCAGGCTTTCCATGATTTGCTCACAGGGCTACCCAATCGGGCTCAATTTAATACACACCTGCCCGCTTCTCTCCTGGGGGCTCAACAAACGGGGCAGATGCTGGCCGTGATGTTTCTGGATCTGGATCATTTCAAAACCATCAACGATACCTTGGGCCATGCGATCGGAGACAAGTTGCTGCAAGTCGTGGCCAGTCGTCTGGCGGCCTGCCTGCGGGAAGGGGATGTGATTTCCCGTTGGGGGGGGGATGAGTTTACCCTGCTCCTGCCTCGAATTGTTCATCCAGAGGATGCCACGAAAATTGCCCAGCGGATTTTGGAGGCGCTGAAGCCTCCCTTTCAGATTGAAGCTCAGGAACTCTATATCAGTAGCAGTATTGGCATTGCCCTCTATCCAACCGATGGTGAGGATGTTCAAACTCTATTGCGCAATGCGGATGCTGCTTTGTACTGCGCCAAGGAACAGGGTCGCAACAATTACCAATTTTATACGCCCGTTTTGACGACGAGGGCGTCTGAGTTGCTCAACCTGGAGAGTCGATTGCATCAAGCTCTGGAATTGGGTGAGTTTATCCTCCATTACCAACCTCAGATCAACCTGAAAACGGGCAAAGTCAGTCGGATGGAGGCATTGGTACGCTGGCAACATCCGGAATTAGGTCTGATTCCGCCAAAACGCTTTATTCCCCTGGCAGAAGATAGCGGTTTGATTGTGGCGATCGATGAATGGGTGTTGGAAACAGCCTGTCAGCAGATCCGGATCTGGCAACAGAGTGGACTGTCTGAATTGCGGATGGCGGTTAACCTGTCTGCCCGCCATTTTCAACGCCCTGGTCTGGTGTCTTGCATTCAGCGCATCTTACAGGAGACTCAACTGAAACCAGCGCACTTGGAACTAGAGATGACGGAAACTACGGTCATGCAGAATGTAGAGGTTACGATCGAAACCTTGCATCAACTGCATAGCCTGGGGATTCACATCTCCCTGGATGACTTTGGAGCCGGTTATTCTTCCCTCGGATATTTGAAAAAGTTTCCCCTGCATACCCTGAAAATCGATCGGTCTTTTATCTGCGATCTCAAGGCTAATTCTCAGGATTTTGCCATTATCAGTGCCATTATTACCCTGGCCCAGGGGCTGGGTCTGGATGTGGTCGCTGAAGGTGTAGAGACACCAGACCAATTGGAATTGCTGCGGGTTCTGAATTGTAAGGAAGTTCAGGGGTACCTGATCAGTCCCCCATTGTCTTTGACAGAGGCTACCCTGTTCCTCCACCACTATGATCAATCCTGGATTTATCAGGACCATACCTGTTAG
- the pheS gene encoding phenylalanine--tRNA ligase subunit alpha — MTNPPESLNDQLEALRRDAEGEVAAAQTLDELEQFRIKFLGKKGQLSQLLGAMGKLPPEERPLIGALTNEVKDAIQSALDSKKAALQAAQIQAQLEAETLDVTLPGVYRPQGRVHPISGVIDRVIDIFVGLGYTVAQGPEMETDYYNFEALNTPADHPARDMQDTFYLPDGNLLRTHTSSVQIRYMSENEPPIRIVSPGRCYRRDTVDATHAAVFHQVEILAIDEGLTFTDLKGTIKVFLQEMFGDDLPVRFRASYFPFTEPSAEVDVQWRGRWLEVMGCGMVDPNVLKAVGYDPEVYTGFAAGFGAERFAMVLHQIDDIRRLYASDLRFLRQF, encoded by the coding sequence ATGACGAATCCGCCTGAAAGCCTGAACGATCAACTGGAAGCCCTGCGCCGGGATGCTGAAGGGGAAGTAGCTGCAGCTCAAACCCTGGATGAGCTGGAGCAATTTCGGATTAAATTCCTGGGCAAGAAGGGGCAACTCTCCCAACTGTTGGGGGCAATGGGCAAGCTCCCGCCGGAAGAACGCCCGCTGATTGGAGCCCTGACCAATGAGGTGAAGGATGCCATTCAGTCAGCCCTGGACAGTAAAAAAGCAGCCCTACAGGCGGCCCAGATCCAGGCCCAACTGGAGGCCGAAACCCTGGATGTGACGTTGCCTGGTGTCTATCGTCCCCAGGGGCGGGTCCATCCCATCAGTGGCGTGATCGATCGGGTGATCGATATTTTTGTCGGGTTGGGCTACACCGTTGCCCAGGGTCCGGAAATGGAGACCGACTACTACAACTTCGAAGCCCTGAATACTCCCGCTGACCATCCAGCTCGTGATATGCAGGACACCTTCTACCTGCCCGATGGCAACCTGCTCCGCACCCATACCTCGTCGGTGCAGATCCGGTACATGAGTGAAAATGAACCTCCGATTCGGATTGTGTCTCCAGGCCGGTGCTATCGGCGGGATACGGTGGATGCTACCCATGCTGCCGTGTTTCATCAGGTGGAGATTCTGGCGATCGACGAGGGGCTAACCTTCACTGATCTGAAAGGCACGATCAAAGTCTTCCTGCAGGAGATGTTTGGGGATGATCTGCCGGTTCGTTTTCGGGCCAGCTACTTTCCTTTCACAGAACCCTCCGCCGAAGTGGACGTGCAGTGGCGAGGCCGCTGGTTAGAAGTCATGGGCTGCGGTATGGTAGACCCGAATGTCCTGAAGGCAGTCGGTTACGATCCCGAAGTGTACACCGGCTTTGCTGCCGGGTTTGGTGCCGAGCGCTTTGCCATGGTACTGCACCAAATTGATGACATTCGTCGCCTGTATGCCAGCGACCTGCGCTTCCTGAGACAGTTTTAG
- the surE gene encoding 5'/3'-nucleotidase SurE has translation MTVRCKAEWESSFRSMTMAMKLLVSNDDGIFAQGIRSLANIFAEAGHNVTVVCPDQERSATGHGLTLHQPIRAEKMEGIFHPSVTAWACSGTPADCVKLALWALLEGPPDFVLSGINHGSNLGTDVLYSGTVSAAMEGTIEGIPSVAFSQTSYTSREFQTAAAFAKMLLEQMAAQPLPEPVLLNVNIPAVKPEEITGVAMTRQGIRRYLDIFEKRVDPRGKTYYWLAGELLEEVAEESDLDWVNQIPTDVEAIRKNLITITPLQYNLTSNLVLEHLQKWQFDVSMSKS, from the coding sequence ATGACCGTTAGATGTAAGGCAGAATGGGAGTCGTCCTTCCGATCGATGACAATGGCGATGAAACTTCTAGTCAGCAACGATGATGGTATTTTTGCCCAGGGCATCCGGAGTTTGGCCAATATCTTCGCTGAAGCCGGTCACAATGTGACGGTGGTTTGCCCGGATCAGGAGCGATCTGCTACGGGACATGGCCTGACCCTACATCAGCCGATTCGGGCTGAGAAAATGGAAGGGATTTTTCATCCCTCGGTGACGGCCTGGGCCTGTTCTGGGACTCCTGCTGATTGTGTGAAGCTGGCGCTCTGGGCACTGTTGGAGGGTCCTCCAGATTTTGTCCTATCGGGGATTAACCATGGCTCTAATCTGGGGACAGATGTGTTGTACTCAGGAACGGTCTCAGCCGCAATGGAGGGTACGATCGAGGGGATTCCCAGCGTTGCATTTAGCCAGACCAGCTACACCTCCAGGGAATTTCAGACTGCTGCGGCCTTTGCCAAGATGTTACTGGAACAGATGGCGGCCCAGCCTTTGCCAGAGCCCGTCCTGCTCAATGTCAACATTCCGGCGGTCAAGCCGGAGGAGATTACCGGGGTAGCCATGACTCGCCAGGGGATTCGCCGCTATCTGGATATTTTTGAGAAGCGGGTTGATCCAAGGGGTAAGACGTACTACTGGCTGGCGGGGGAACTGCTGGAAGAGGTGGCGGAGGAGTCTGACCTGGATTGGGTCAACCAAATTCCCACAGATGTTGAGGCGATTCGCAAGAACCTGATTACCATTACGCCTTTGCAATATAATCTGACCTCTAACCTGGTTCTGGAACACCTGCAAAAATGGCAGTTTGATGTTTCGATGTCTAAAAGTTGA
- a CDS encoding MBL fold metallo-hydrolase, which translates to MSSIENQFTVRLWGVRGSIACPGAETVRYGGNTPCIEMRVGGQVLIFDGGTGLRVLGQSLLSEMPLEGHLFFTHTHWDHIQGFPFFVPAFVKGNCFHIYGAPSPNGMTIEQRLINQMLDPNFPVPLQIMGSDLRFNDIQIGQQIYLGDITIETALLNHPGQATGYRVNWRGCSAVYATDTEHLLDQLDENLLRLAQDADVMIYDATYTDEEYHSTTASKIGWGHSTWQEAIKMAEAARVKQLVIFHHDPLHNDDFLDRIAFQARERFPQAVMAREGMVLQLIEESALEVDSGVAPELKISV; encoded by the coding sequence ATGTCTAGTATAGAAAACCAGTTCACTGTGCGCCTTTGGGGAGTTAGAGGGAGTATTGCCTGTCCCGGAGCCGAGACAGTTCGATACGGGGGGAACACCCCCTGTATTGAAATGCGGGTTGGGGGGCAGGTTCTGATTTTTGATGGGGGAACTGGTTTACGAGTTTTGGGCCAATCCCTTTTGAGTGAAATGCCTCTGGAAGGGCATCTGTTCTTTACCCACACCCACTGGGACCATATTCAGGGCTTTCCCTTCTTTGTGCCTGCTTTTGTTAAAGGGAATTGTTTCCACATTTATGGGGCTCCTTCACCCAATGGGATGACGATCGAACAGCGGCTGATTAACCAGATGTTGGATCCAAACTTCCCGGTGCCGCTGCAAATTATGGGATCTGATCTGAGGTTTAACGATATTCAGATTGGGCAGCAGATCTATCTGGGTGACATTACGATCGAGACTGCTTTGCTCAACCATCCGGGGCAGGCCACGGGCTACCGGGTAAATTGGCGGGGTTGTTCGGCGGTCTATGCGACCGATACGGAGCATCTTCTGGATCAACTGGATGAAAATCTGCTCCGTCTGGCGCAAGATGCGGATGTGATGATCTACGATGCTACGTATACGGATGAGGAATATCATTCCACCACAGCCAGCAAGATTGGGTGGGGGCATTCCACCTGGCAGGAAGCCATTAAGATGGCTGAAGCAGCTCGTGTGAAGCAGTTGGTGATTTTTCACCATGACCCGCTGCATAACGATGATTTTCTCGATCGGATTGCCTTTCAAGCCAGAGAACGCTTTCCTCAAGCTGTGATGGCCCGAGAGGGGATGGTTCTGCAGTTGATTGAAGAATCCGCTTTAGAGGTGGATTCTGGCGTAGCACCGGAATTGAAGATTTCTGTCTGA
- a CDS encoding cysteine synthase A produces MEIKNGFVGTIGNTPLIRLNSFSEETGCEILGKAEFLNPGGSVKDRAALYIIQDAEARGLLKPGGTVVEGTAGNTGIGLAHICNAKGYKCLIIIPETQSQEKMEALRTLGAEVRPVPAVPYKDPNNYVRLSGRVAEEMENAVWANQFDNLANRQAHYETTGPEIWQQTEGRIDAWVAATGTGGTYAGVALYLKEKNPTVRCVLADPMGSGLYNYFKTGEIKVEGNSITEGIGTSRVTSNLQGAPVDDAVRVEDPDCLRVVYQLLRRDGLFMGGSVGINVAAAVQVAKQLGPGHTIVTVLCDGGARYQSRLFNREWLATKGLSPD; encoded by the coding sequence ATGGAGATCAAAAACGGGTTTGTGGGGACGATCGGAAACACTCCCCTGATACGGTTAAACAGTTTCAGCGAGGAAACAGGCTGCGAGATTCTGGGTAAGGCAGAATTTTTGAACCCTGGCGGTTCCGTCAAAGACCGGGCCGCCCTCTACATCATCCAGGATGCCGAAGCACGGGGCCTGCTGAAGCCTGGAGGAACGGTGGTGGAAGGCACTGCCGGTAACACCGGAATTGGGCTGGCCCACATTTGCAATGCCAAAGGTTACAAATGCCTGATCATCATCCCAGAAACCCAATCTCAGGAAAAGATGGAAGCGCTGAGAACTCTGGGGGCAGAAGTTCGCCCGGTTCCTGCCGTCCCCTATAAAGACCCCAACAACTACGTCCGCCTGTCTGGTCGGGTGGCGGAGGAAATGGAGAATGCTGTCTGGGCCAATCAATTTGATAACCTGGCCAATCGGCAGGCCCATTACGAAACGACGGGTCCTGAAATCTGGCAGCAAACCGAAGGCCGGATTGATGCCTGGGTCGCCGCCACAGGTACAGGCGGAACCTACGCAGGGGTCGCCCTGTACCTGAAGGAGAAAAATCCGACTGTTCGGTGCGTTCTGGCAGATCCGATGGGAAGTGGCCTCTACAACTATTTCAAGACCGGCGAAATTAAGGTCGAAGGCAATTCCATCACCGAAGGCATCGGCACCAGTCGGGTCACGAGCAACTTACAGGGAGCACCGGTGGATGATGCGGTTCGGGTTGAAGATCCGGATTGCCTTCGGGTAGTCTATCAACTCCTCCGTCGGGATGGCCTATTTATGGGCGGGTCTGTAGGCATCAATGTGGCAGCAGCAGTCCAGGTCGCCAAACAGCTCGGACCGGGTCACACGATCGTCACCGTTTTATGTGACGGGGGAGCCCGCTACCAATCTCGTTTGTTTAATCGGGAGTGGTTGGCCACGAAGGGACTCTCTCCCGATTAA
- a CDS encoding peroxiredoxin, producing the protein MALRLGDTVPDFTQASTDGELHFYDWAGDSWVVLFSHPKDFTPVCTTELGEVARLKPEFDQRNVKVLALSVDDVASHKGWVGDIEETQNAKLNYPILADPDRKVSDLYDMIHPNANDTLTVRSVFIIDPKKKLRLTFTYPASTGRNFDELLRVIDSLQLTDNYSVATPANWKDGGDCVIVPSLQDPEVLKEKFPKGYTVVKPYLRMTPQPNK; encoded by the coding sequence ATGGCTCTTCGACTCGGTGACACCGTACCAGATTTTACTCAAGCCTCCACAGACGGTGAACTCCACTTCTATGATTGGGCTGGTGATAGTTGGGTGGTTTTATTCTCCCATCCTAAGGATTTCACTCCCGTTTGCACCACAGAACTGGGCGAAGTGGCTCGCCTGAAGCCAGAGTTCGACCAGCGCAATGTCAAAGTTCTGGCCCTCAGTGTGGATGATGTGGCTTCCCACAAAGGTTGGGTGGGGGACATTGAAGAAACCCAGAATGCCAAACTCAACTACCCAATTCTGGCCGATCCCGATCGTAAGGTTTCTGACCTCTACGACATGATCCATCCCAACGCCAACGATACCCTGACCGTCCGTTCTGTGTTTATCATCGACCCTAAGAAAAAGCTGCGCCTGACCTTCACCTATCCAGCCAGCACCGGACGGAACTTTGATGAGTTGCTCCGGGTGATTGATTCTCTGCAATTGACGGACAACTACAGTGTGGCCACACCGGCCAATTGGAAGGATGGGGGGGACTGTGTCATCGTTCCATCTCTGCAGGATCCGGAAGTCCTGAAGGAGAAGTTTCCCAAGGGCTACACCGTCGTCAAGCCTTACCTGCGGATGACGCCCCAACCCAACAAATAA
- a CDS encoding ABC transporter permease yields the protein MWKSLNQFFESRFWALVVKEINQILRNKQLLFLLVFPPTIQLLLYGFALNPDVHFLKLGVVDYAQTSNSRELVSVLTNNRVFDLEQMLLDEEKLSQQVREGHLTAGLVIPPKFDQAMARGESAEVQVLIDGVDANTAGIASGYLNQMITQFSRKLQGVTAPPIVDPQVSFLYNPGLTSSWFFVPGVMGVVLTLIGSLVSSVTVVREKDSGTLEQLLMTPAEAWEILLAKIVPLFVLLMGDVLLALTVGRGIFGVPFRGNFLLFMLLSGLYVFVGIGLGIMLATLSRSQQQVVLTSFFFNLPLIQLSGAIAPIESMPLFLQYLSLLDPLRHYVAITRGILLKGVGLDVLWPNALALGSFAIVLLAISINRFRNQLS from the coding sequence ATGTGGAAATCGTTGAACCAATTTTTTGAGAGCCGCTTCTGGGCACTGGTGGTCAAAGAGATCAACCAGATCCTCCGCAACAAGCAGTTGTTGTTTCTACTGGTGTTTCCACCCACGATCCAGCTTTTGCTCTATGGGTTTGCCCTGAATCCCGATGTGCATTTTCTCAAGTTGGGTGTGGTGGACTATGCCCAGACTTCTAACAGTCGAGAACTGGTCTCGGTCCTGACGAATAATCGGGTGTTTGACCTGGAACAGATGCTGCTGGATGAAGAGAAACTCAGTCAGCAGGTGCGGGAAGGGCACTTAACCGCCGGCCTGGTAATTCCCCCCAAGTTTGACCAGGCCATGGCCCGGGGTGAATCGGCGGAGGTGCAGGTGTTGATCGATGGGGTGGATGCCAATACCGCTGGGATTGCCAGTGGCTACCTGAACCAGATGATTACCCAATTCAGCCGTAAACTGCAGGGCGTGACCGCACCGCCGATCGTGGACCCTCAGGTCAGTTTTCTCTACAATCCCGGTTTGACCAGTAGCTGGTTCTTTGTCCCTGGCGTCATGGGCGTCGTCCTCACCCTGATCGGCTCCCTGGTGTCGTCCGTAACCGTGGTCCGGGAGAAAGATTCCGGCACCCTGGAACAACTGCTGATGACCCCGGCAGAGGCTTGGGAGATTCTGTTAGCGAAGATTGTGCCCCTGTTCGTTCTGCTCATGGGGGATGTGCTCCTGGCCCTGACCGTGGGCCGGGGTATTTTTGGGGTTCCGTTCCGAGGCAATTTCCTCCTGTTTATGCTCCTCTCAGGGCTGTACGTGTTCGTCGGGATTGGGCTGGGGATTATGCTGGCGACCCTGTCCCGATCGCAACAACAGGTGGTATTAACTTCTTTCTTCTTCAACCTGCCCCTGATTCAGCTTTCTGGCGCGATCGCCCCGATCGAAAGCATGCCCCTGTTCCTCCAATACCTGTCCCTGCTGGATCCTCTGCGCCATTACGTGGCCATCACTCGCGGTATTCTGCTCAAAGGTGTGGGGCTGGATGTGCTCTGGCCCAATGCACTGGCCCTGGGCAGCTTTGCGATCGTCCTCCTGGCCATCAGCATCAATCGGTTTCGCAACCAGTTAAGCTGA
- a CDS encoding ABC transporter permease, producing the protein MKRILSQCQKELAQFQRDRLTLALAFLLPTMALLIFGFAIRLEAKNIPLVVQDFDHSPLSQAYEERLWATNQFQPTPWTGSDPLQDALDRGIAKATVILPPEFSRNLKAGKPTKIQVMIDGTDANNARVIKNSVQATNKFFLQQAGFLPDSQLVTPHTRIWFNPGRKESLYIVPGVFAVVLWVFPSLLTAIAMVREKEKGTILQVYASSMTAEELLLGKALAYWLIGLTEALFVMGLGSIVFQISLVGDPTPLLLGTLLFLLDAVLFGLQIGVRTTNQNAAVQVVALIGFLTALLLSGFIYPLSNIPFPLSVVSNIVPARYFIEITRDAYVRGTGWSGVWFAELVLVIIGIVLFNIARKGLRQMQLPD; encoded by the coding sequence ATGAAACGAATTTTGTCCCAATGCCAAAAAGAACTGGCCCAGTTTCAGCGCGATCGCCTGACCCTGGCCCTGGCTTTTCTATTACCCACCATGGCCCTGCTGATTTTTGGCTTCGCCATTCGCCTGGAGGCCAAAAACATTCCTCTGGTGGTACAGGACTTTGACCACAGCCCCCTGAGTCAGGCTTATGAGGAACGGCTCTGGGCCACGAACCAGTTTCAACCCACCCCTTGGACAGGCTCAGACCCGTTGCAGGACGCCCTCGATCGGGGGATTGCCAAGGCCACTGTGATCCTCCCTCCCGAATTCAGCCGCAACCTGAAGGCCGGTAAACCGACTAAGATTCAGGTGATGATCGATGGCACGGACGCTAACAATGCCCGGGTGATCAAAAACAGTGTGCAGGCGACGAATAAGTTCTTTCTGCAACAAGCTGGATTTCTGCCTGACTCCCAGTTGGTGACACCCCACACCCGCATCTGGTTCAATCCGGGTCGGAAAGAGTCTCTATACATCGTACCGGGGGTCTTTGCCGTGGTGCTGTGGGTGTTTCCCTCGCTGCTGACGGCGATCGCGATGGTGCGGGAGAAGGAAAAGGGCACCATTTTGCAAGTCTATGCTTCCAGCATGACGGCAGAAGAATTGCTCCTGGGCAAAGCGCTGGCCTACTGGCTGATCGGTCTCACAGAGGCTCTATTCGTCATGGGGTTGGGATCGATCGTCTTCCAGATCAGCCTGGTGGGGGATCCCACACCACTCCTGCTGGGCACCCTACTGTTTCTCCTGGACGCTGTTCTGTTTGGTCTCCAGATTGGGGTCCGGACCACCAACCAGAATGCAGCGGTGCAGGTGGTTGCCTTGATCGGATTTCTCACCGCTTTGCTACTCTCCGGCTTTATCTATCCCCTGAGTAATATTCCGTTTCCCCTCTCCGTGGTCAGCAACATCGTGCCAGCCCGCTACTTTATCGAGATCACTCGGGATGCCTATGTTCGCGGAACGGGTTGGTCGGGAGTCTGGTTTGCAGAACTGGTGCTGGTGATCATAGGAATTGTGCTATTCAACATTGCCCGCAAGGGACTGCGGCAGATGCAACTACCGGATTGA